In one Bradyrhizobium cosmicum genomic region, the following are encoded:
- a CDS encoding efflux RND transporter periplasmic adaptor subunit: MLFKPDGKDDAKQGGAKRSRGRGFVMTLIALAILGGLGYYGWTVWHQQPQQANGRNQRPDLPVPVLAATPRIQDVPVYLDGVGAIRALNTVTVRSQVDGKLIAVKFTEGQDVQKGDVLGEIDPALYQATYDQAVAKKAQDEAQLANQRIDLTRYEQLAASNAGSKQQADTQRALVAQTAALVKADQASIDNAAATLSYTKIVAPISGRAGLRQVDQGNIIHASDTTGLVVITQLQPIAVWFSLPQQQIMRVNAAASKGALAVDVFGNDGITVIDTGKLTGIDNQVDQTTGTLKLKAELPNANYQLWPGQFVNVRLKVETLMQALVVPTSAVQRGPIGTFSYVIGEGDIVSAKPVTVTQQNEHDAVIASGLSANDRVVTTGFANLSDGSKVVIGRDDQTPSADLAPRKRTRGPDGQKKDGQAKDGQKDGEFRAKRNSSEGDQKGQTGPAPGPAPSPGAPGSGAKQP; encoded by the coding sequence ATGCTCTTTAAGCCGGATGGCAAGGATGATGCGAAGCAGGGAGGCGCGAAGAGGTCGCGCGGCCGCGGCTTCGTCATGACCCTGATTGCGCTCGCGATCCTCGGCGGCCTCGGCTATTACGGCTGGACCGTCTGGCATCAGCAGCCGCAGCAGGCGAACGGCCGCAACCAGCGGCCCGATCTGCCGGTCCCGGTGCTGGCGGCGACGCCGCGCATCCAGGACGTGCCTGTCTATCTCGACGGCGTCGGCGCGATCCGCGCGCTCAACACCGTCACCGTGCGCTCGCAGGTCGACGGCAAGCTGATTGCCGTGAAATTCACCGAAGGCCAGGACGTCCAGAAGGGCGACGTGCTCGGCGAGATCGATCCCGCGCTCTACCAGGCGACGTACGACCAGGCCGTCGCCAAGAAGGCGCAGGACGAGGCCCAGCTCGCCAACCAGCGTATCGATCTCACCCGCTACGAGCAGCTCGCTGCCTCCAACGCCGGTTCCAAGCAGCAGGCCGACACGCAGCGCGCGCTGGTCGCGCAGACCGCGGCGCTGGTCAAGGCCGATCAGGCCTCGATCGACAACGCGGCGGCGACGCTGAGCTACACCAAGATCGTGGCGCCGATCTCCGGCCGCGCCGGCCTGCGCCAGGTCGACCAGGGCAACATCATCCACGCCTCGGACACCACGGGCCTCGTGGTGATCACGCAGTTGCAGCCGATCGCGGTGTGGTTCAGTCTGCCGCAGCAGCAGATCATGCGCGTCAACGCCGCAGCGTCGAAAGGCGCTCTCGCCGTCGATGTGTTCGGCAATGACGGCATCACGGTGATCGACACCGGCAAGCTCACCGGCATCGACAACCAGGTCGACCAGACCACGGGCACGCTCAAGCTCAAGGCCGAGCTCCCCAACGCCAATTACCAGCTCTGGCCGGGCCAGTTCGTCAATGTCCGCCTCAAGGTCGAGACCCTGATGCAGGCGCTGGTGGTGCCGACATCGGCGGTGCAGCGCGGACCGATCGGCACCTTCAGTTATGTCATCGGCGAGGGCGACATCGTCTCCGCCAAGCCTGTGACGGTGACGCAGCAGAACGAGCACGATGCGGTCATCGCCAGTGGCCTGTCGGCGAACGACAGGGTCGTGACCACGGGCTTCGCCAATCTGTCGGACGGCTCCAAGGTCGTCATTGGCCGCGACGACCAGACCCCGTCGGCCGACCTTGCGCCGCGCAAGCGCACGCGCGGTCCGGACGGTCAGAAGAAGGACGGTCAGGCCAAGGACGGTCAAAAGGACGGCGAGTTCCGCGCGAAGCGAAACAGCAGCGAAGGCGACCAGAAGGGGCAGACCGGGCCGGCACCGGGACCTGCACCAAGTCCTGGGGCACCGGGATCTGGAGCCAAGCAGCCATGA
- a CDS encoding efflux transporter outer membrane subunit: MEVTQRVPAIATRRSVGSASWTRHAVRWLGALCLAASSGACVLTQDLPDPALDVPAQYKYAGKADAPPTLDWWRGFRSPELTQLMEEAQTVNLDIAAAVARIVQADAQARQAGAALLPSLSGTGQEAYSRTSGSSASGLTNGGREVVNYQASLSASYQLDFWGQNRDALQTAEETANANRFDRDVVALTTLSAVANAYFQVLASQDRIRTSQRNIASAQRILDAVRERRKAGTGTDLDVAQQESVLANQKALVPPLRQTLDQNVNALAVLVSRPPERVRVLGGSLNAIAIPRVTPGLPSEILTQRPDIRRQEAQLASATANIGNARAQFFPTIQLTGNGGYQSSALVSLFQPHAAFFQLVGSATQPIFDGGKILGNFEFAKARQDELLQTYRKTIIQSFADVDNALFSIKQTTIKLQLQRDVVTASRRAFDLAEQQLRAGTADIVTVLNTQLTLFQAEDALSQAQLARLLAIVSLYQALGGGWEPRMEKPVNAL; this comes from the coding sequence GTGGAAGTGACACAGCGAGTTCCGGCGATCGCCACGCGGCGGTCTGTTGGCTCTGCGTCCTGGACGCGGCATGCGGTGCGCTGGCTTGGCGCGCTGTGCCTTGCCGCCAGCTCGGGTGCCTGCGTGCTGACCCAGGATCTGCCGGATCCCGCGCTGGATGTCCCCGCGCAGTACAAATACGCCGGCAAGGCGGACGCGCCGCCGACGCTGGATTGGTGGCGCGGCTTTCGCTCACCAGAACTGACGCAACTGATGGAAGAGGCGCAGACCGTCAACCTCGATATCGCCGCCGCCGTCGCGCGCATCGTCCAGGCCGACGCCCAGGCCCGGCAGGCCGGCGCGGCGCTGCTGCCGAGCCTGTCCGGGACGGGGCAGGAGGCCTATTCGCGCACCTCCGGCTCTTCCGCATCGGGGTTGACCAACGGCGGCCGTGAGGTCGTCAACTATCAGGCTTCGCTCAGCGCCAGCTACCAGCTCGACTTCTGGGGGCAGAACCGGGATGCGCTGCAGACGGCAGAAGAGACCGCCAATGCCAACCGCTTCGATCGCGACGTCGTCGCGCTGACGACGCTCTCCGCCGTCGCCAACGCCTATTTCCAGGTGCTGGCCTCGCAGGATCGCATCAGGACCTCACAGCGCAACATCGCGAGCGCCCAGCGTATCCTCGATGCCGTCCGCGAACGCCGCAAGGCCGGCACCGGCACTGACCTCGACGTCGCCCAGCAGGAGAGCGTGCTCGCCAACCAGAAGGCGCTGGTGCCGCCACTGCGCCAGACGCTCGACCAGAACGTCAACGCGCTCGCCGTGCTGGTGTCGCGGCCGCCGGAGAGAGTGCGGGTGCTCGGCGGTTCGCTGAACGCGATCGCCATTCCGCGCGTGACGCCGGGCCTGCCGTCGGAGATCCTGACGCAGCGGCCGGATATCCGCCGGCAGGAGGCGCAGCTCGCTTCCGCCACGGCGAACATCGGCAATGCCCGCGCGCAGTTCTTCCCGACCATCCAGCTCACCGGCAATGGCGGCTATCAGAGTTCGGCGCTGGTCTCGTTGTTCCAGCCGCATGCGGCGTTCTTCCAGCTCGTCGGCAGCGCGACGCAGCCGATCTTTGACGGCGGCAAGATCCTCGGCAATTTCGAATTCGCCAAGGCGCGGCAGGACGAGTTGCTGCAGACCTACCGCAAGACCATCATCCAGTCCTTTGCCGACGTCGACAACGCGCTGTTCTCGATCAAGCAGACCACGATCAAGCTTCAATTGCAGCGCGATGTCGTCACCGCCTCGCGGCGTGCATTCGATCTTGCCGAGCAGCAATTGCGCGCCGGCACAGCCGACATCGTGACCGTGCTCAACACCCAACTGACCCTGTTCCAAGCGGAAGACGCGCTGTCGCAGGCCCAACTCGCGCGGCTTCTCGCCATCGTCAGCCTGTACCAGGCGCTCGGTGGCGGCTGGGAGCCGCGCATGGAGAAACCGGTCAATGCTCTTTAA
- a CDS encoding cysteine synthase A, which yields MIIKNDVVEAIGNTPLIKLKRASELTGCTILGKAEFMNPGQSVKDRAGKWMILEAEKRGELKPGGLVVESTAGNTGIGLAVVASARGYRTLIVIPETQSQEKKDFLKLCGAELLESPALPYSNPNNYQHVGRRLADELRKTEPNGVLFADQWNNLDNAKAHYESTGPEIWEQTGGKVDGFVCSVGSGGTLAGISRYLKEKKQDVRIACADPHGAGMYEYFRTGDPKATPGGSITEGIGLGRATAIVESAKVDDAYLVPDTDAVTVIYELLQHEGLCLGGSSGINIAGAMRLAKQLGPGKTIVTILCDSGSRYQSKLFNADFMRAKNLPVPEWLEKRSNIKLPFV from the coding sequence ATGATCATCAAGAACGACGTTGTCGAAGCCATCGGCAACACCCCGCTGATCAAGCTGAAGCGCGCCTCCGAACTGACCGGATGCACCATTCTGGGCAAGGCCGAGTTCATGAATCCCGGCCAGTCGGTCAAGGACCGCGCCGGCAAATGGATGATCCTGGAGGCCGAGAAGCGCGGCGAGCTCAAGCCGGGCGGTCTCGTGGTGGAATCGACCGCCGGCAATACCGGCATTGGCCTTGCTGTCGTGGCGAGCGCCCGCGGCTACCGCACGCTAATCGTGATCCCGGAGACGCAAAGCCAGGAGAAGAAGGACTTCCTGAAGCTGTGCGGCGCCGAGCTGCTGGAATCGCCGGCGCTGCCCTATTCCAACCCGAACAACTACCAGCATGTCGGCCGCAGGCTCGCCGACGAGCTGCGCAAGACCGAGCCGAACGGCGTGCTGTTCGCCGACCAGTGGAACAATCTCGACAATGCCAAGGCGCATTACGAGTCGACGGGCCCCGAAATCTGGGAGCAGACCGGCGGCAAGGTCGATGGCTTCGTCTGCTCGGTGGGCAGCGGCGGCACGCTCGCCGGCATCAGCCGCTATCTGAAGGAGAAGAAACAGGACGTTCGCATCGCCTGCGCCGATCCGCATGGCGCGGGCATGTACGAATATTTCAGGACCGGCGACCCCAAGGCGACGCCGGGCGGCTCGATCACGGAAGGCATTGGCCTTGGCCGCGCGACCGCAATCGTCGAGTCCGCCAAGGTGGACGATGCCTATCTCGTTCCCGACACCGACGCCGTCACTGTGATTTACGAACTGCTCCAGCACGAAGGCCTGTGCCTCGGCGGCTCCAGCGGCATCAACATCGCCGGCGCGATGCGGCTGGCCAAACAGCTCGGGCCCGGCAAGACGATCGTGACCATCCTATGCGATTCCGGCAGCCGCTATCAGTCGAAGCTGTTCAACGCCGACTTCATGCGCGCCAAGAACCTGCCCGTGCCGGAGTGGCTGGAGAAGCGCAGCAACATCAAGCTGCCGTTCGTCTAG
- a CDS encoding amino acid ABC transporter ATP-binding protein has translation MSDPIVKISGLNKWYGEFHVLRDIDLEVRKGERIVICGPSGSGKSTLIRCINALEEFQEGEIVVDGIALGPNLKHVDAVRREVGMVFQSFNLFPHLTVLDNCTLAPIWVRNIPKKDAEATAMKFLERVKIPHQANKFPGQMSGGQQQRVAIARALTMNPKVMLFDEPTSALDPEMVKEVLDTMVDLAEEGMTMLVVTHEMGFAREVANRVVFMDAGQIIEANKPNEFFASPQHARTKLFLSQILR, from the coding sequence ATGTCCGACCCCATCGTCAAGATTTCCGGCCTCAACAAATGGTACGGCGAGTTTCACGTGCTGCGCGACATCGACCTCGAGGTCCGCAAGGGCGAGCGCATCGTGATCTGCGGCCCCTCGGGTTCGGGCAAGTCGACCCTGATCCGCTGCATCAACGCGCTGGAGGAATTCCAGGAGGGCGAGATCGTCGTCGACGGCATCGCGCTCGGGCCGAACCTCAAGCATGTCGATGCGGTGCGCCGCGAAGTCGGCATGGTGTTCCAGAGCTTCAACCTATTCCCGCATCTGACGGTGCTGGACAATTGCACGCTGGCGCCGATCTGGGTGCGCAACATCCCCAAGAAGGACGCCGAAGCGACCGCGATGAAATTCCTGGAGCGGGTCAAGATCCCGCATCAGGCCAACAAGTTTCCAGGGCAGATGTCCGGCGGCCAGCAGCAGCGCGTCGCGATCGCGCGCGCGCTGACCATGAACCCGAAGGTGATGCTGTTCGACGAGCCGACCTCGGCGCTCGATCCTGAAATGGTCAAGGAAGTGCTGGACACCATGGTCGATCTCGCCGAGGAGGGCATGACCATGCTGGTCGTGACCCACGAGATGGGTTTTGCCCGCGAGGTCGCCAACCGCGTCGTGTTCATGGATGCTGGCCAGATCATCGAGGCCAACAAGCCGAACGAATTCTTCGCTAGCCCCCAGCACGCACGGACGAAGCTGTTTTTGAGCCAGATCCTGCGATGA
- a CDS encoding amino acid ABC transporter permease: MSDITSSAYVRQDLLTERPAPVKTTGFIGLVRTRLFNSPTNILLTIVGALLLWFTIIPAVKFLMVDAVWTGKDRTACLTENAGFAVGACWPYIQAKLPQLIYGFYPEAERWRVNLTLALSVVLLVPLLIPRLPSKGLNAGLFFFAFPVVAFFLLHGGGIKGFGLSWTAGLLQLFDDSIIGAGQVLLSLSKTSAMAPLLWVVGNLIVLVGIAISWLIFPLVWLRDQIQGAGQPVWTDVAITTVVVSLIAFGLGGGVRTGWRALASSIAGFVAIAVVIKLMGLDQGGLPVVTTNLWGGLLVTLVVSVTGIVTSLPIGIALALGRRSTIPLIRIFSIAFIEFWRGVPLITVLFFATYMLPLFLPGNFTVDGLVRALIGIALFTGAYQAENVRGGLAAIPRGQGEAAAALGLSWWKTTSLIVLPQALRHVIPNLVNSFISLFKDTSLVSIVALFDLLGSLRASFSDPKWSTPSTAFTGFAFAGIIYFIFCFGMSRYSLFVEHRLNAHRRN, from the coding sequence ATGAGCGATATCACCTCGTCCGCCTACGTCCGTCAGGACCTGCTCACCGAACGCCCCGCGCCGGTCAAGACCACGGGCTTCATCGGTCTCGTGCGCACGCGCCTGTTCAACTCGCCGACCAACATCCTGCTCACGATCGTCGGCGCCTTGCTGCTCTGGTTCACCATCATTCCTGCCGTGAAGTTCCTGATGGTCGATGCGGTCTGGACCGGCAAGGATCGTACCGCGTGCCTGACCGAGAATGCCGGGTTCGCGGTCGGCGCCTGCTGGCCTTACATTCAAGCCAAGCTGCCGCAGCTGATCTACGGCTTCTATCCCGAGGCGGAACGCTGGCGGGTCAACCTCACGCTGGCGCTGTCTGTGGTTCTGCTGGTGCCGCTGCTGATTCCTCGGCTGCCGTCGAAGGGGCTCAACGCCGGCCTGTTCTTCTTCGCCTTTCCGGTGGTCGCCTTCTTCCTGCTGCACGGCGGCGGCATCAAGGGCTTTGGCCTGAGCTGGACGGCCGGCCTGCTGCAATTGTTCGACGACAGCATCATCGGCGCCGGGCAGGTGCTGCTCAGCCTCAGCAAGACCTCGGCCATGGCGCCGCTGCTATGGGTCGTCGGCAACCTCATCGTGCTGGTCGGCATCGCGATTTCCTGGCTGATCTTTCCGCTGGTCTGGCTGCGTGACCAGATCCAGGGCGCCGGCCAGCCGGTCTGGACCGATGTCGCCATCACGACCGTGGTCGTCTCGCTGATCGCCTTCGGGCTCGGCGGCGGCGTTCGCACGGGCTGGCGCGCGCTCGCATCGAGCATCGCCGGCTTCGTCGCCATCGCGGTCGTGATCAAGCTGATGGGGCTCGATCAGGGCGGACTGCCGGTCGTCACCACGAATTTGTGGGGCGGCCTCCTGGTGACGCTGGTGGTCTCCGTCACGGGCATCGTCACCTCGCTGCCGATCGGCATCGCATTGGCGCTCGGCCGCCGTTCCACCATTCCGCTGATCCGGATCTTCTCGATCGCCTTCATCGAGTTCTGGCGTGGCGTGCCGCTGATCACCGTGCTGTTCTTCGCGACCTACATGCTGCCGCTGTTCCTGCCGGGCAATTTCACCGTCGACGGTCTCGTCCGCGCGCTGATAGGCATCGCGCTGTTCACCGGCGCCTATCAGGCCGAGAACGTGCGCGGCGGCCTTGCCGCAATCCCGCGCGGGCAGGGCGAGGCGGCCGCGGCGCTCGGCCTGTCGTGGTGGAAGACGACCTCGCTGATCGTGCTGCCGCAGGCCTTGCGCCATGTCATTCCGAACCTCGTCAACAGCTTCATCTCGCTGTTCAAGGATACGTCGCTGGTGTCGATCGTGGCGCTGTTCGACCTGCTCGGCTCGCTCCGGGCATCGTTCTCGGACCCGAAATGGTCGACGCCGTCCACGGCGTTCACCGGCTTTGCCTTTGCCGGCATCATCTACTTCATCTTCTGCTTTGGAATGTCGCGCTACTCGCTCTTCGTCGAGCATCGCCTCAACGCTCACCGTCGCAACTGA
- a CDS encoding amino acid ABC transporter permease, protein MSTEVRKPPAQIALKIRRILGGKTGWNGVAVQFAFAAVLGWIGYEIVSNTRANLENQHIAAGFGFLQNNAGFDVNQTLISYTGSDTFMRVFVVGLLNTLVVSVVGIVFATLIGFIVALCRLSPNWLLSRIGELYVEVIRNLPVLFQILFWYLAVLAALPNPRQSISLLGIAFVSNRGLVVPRPIGEGGFEPFLAMLVLGIVASLVLRFYARRALFQRGQMIRIWPYVLGLLFGLPLASILIFGPPFTFELPQLKGFNFAGGSRIIPEFVALTLALSTYTAAFIAEIVRAGILSVHSGQMEAGSSLGLSRGTTLRLIVVPQAMRVIVPPLTNQYLNLTKNSSLAVAIGYPDLVSVFAGTSLSQTGQAIEIIAMTMGVYLLISLLTSAVMSVYGWRLGRSLGA, encoded by the coding sequence ATGAGCACCGAGGTTCGAAAACCGCCGGCCCAGATCGCGCTGAAGATCAGGCGCATTCTGGGCGGCAAGACTGGCTGGAACGGCGTCGCCGTCCAGTTTGCCTTCGCGGCGGTTTTGGGCTGGATCGGCTATGAGATCGTCTCCAATACCCGCGCCAATCTCGAGAACCAGCACATCGCCGCCGGCTTCGGCTTCCTGCAGAATAACGCCGGCTTCGACGTCAACCAGACCCTGATCTCCTACACCGGCTCGGACACGTTCATGCGCGTGTTCGTGGTCGGACTTCTCAATACCCTCGTGGTCTCGGTGGTGGGTATCGTCTTCGCCACATTGATCGGATTCATCGTCGCGCTGTGCCGGCTGTCGCCCAACTGGCTGCTGTCGCGCATCGGCGAGCTCTATGTCGAGGTGATCCGCAACCTGCCGGTGCTGTTCCAGATCCTGTTCTGGTACCTCGCAGTGCTCGCGGCCCTGCCAAATCCGCGGCAGAGCATTTCGCTGCTCGGCATCGCCTTCGTCAGCAATCGCGGTCTCGTCGTTCCGCGCCCGATCGGCGAGGGCGGCTTCGAGCCGTTCCTGGCGATGCTGGTCCTCGGCATCGTGGCGTCATTGGTTCTGCGCTTCTACGCGCGGCGAGCGTTGTTTCAGCGCGGCCAGATGATCCGGATCTGGCCCTATGTGCTGGGCCTGCTGTTCGGGTTGCCGCTGGCGAGCATCTTGATATTCGGTCCGCCCTTCACCTTCGAGCTGCCGCAGCTCAAAGGCTTCAACTTCGCCGGCGGCTCGCGCATCATCCCCGAGTTCGTGGCGCTGACGCTGGCGCTGTCGACCTATACCGCCGCCTTCATCGCCGAGATCGTGCGCGCCGGCATCCTGTCCGTGCACAGTGGGCAGATGGAGGCGGGCTCGTCGCTTGGCCTCAGCCGCGGCACCACGCTCCGGCTGATCGTCGTGCCGCAGGCGATGCGGGTCATCGTGCCGCCGCTGACCAACCAATATCTCAACCTCACCAAGAATTCCTCGCTGGCGGTGGCGATCGGCTATCCGGATCTCGTCTCGGTCTTCGCCGGCACCTCGCTGAGCCAGACCGGGCAGGCGATCGAGATCATCGCCATGACGATGGGCGTCTATCTCTTGATCTCGTTGCTCACAAGCGCTGTCATGAGTGTCTACGGTTGGCGCCTCGGCCGGAGTCTCGGCGCATGA
- a CDS encoding amino acid ABC transporter substrate-binding protein: MKRVTLALTLALAAGLTAQAADAQTLKTVKDRGMLSCGVSQGLPGFSSPDDKGNWTGLDVDVCRAIAAAIFNDPTKVKFVPLSAKDRFTALQSGEVDVLSRNTTWTISRDTSLGANFTGVTYYDGQGFMVKKSLKVNSALELNSASVCVQTGTTTEQNLADYFKANNMKYEVIAFGTNDETVKAYEAGRCDVFTTDQSGLYANRLKLANPGDHMVLPEIISKEPLGPMVRHGDDQWFDIVKWSLFALITTEELGVTSKNVDEKAKLENPELKRVLGSDGNFGEQLGLTKDWVVRITKAVGNYGEVFDRNVGAGSPLAISRGLNNLWNKGGLQYAPPIR, translated from the coding sequence ATGAAACGCGTAACCCTGGCTCTCACTCTCGCTCTCGCCGCCGGCCTGACAGCCCAAGCCGCCGATGCCCAAACGCTCAAGACCGTCAAGGACCGGGGCATGCTGTCCTGCGGCGTCAGCCAGGGCCTGCCGGGCTTCTCATCGCCCGACGACAAGGGCAACTGGACCGGCCTCGACGTCGACGTCTGCCGCGCCATCGCCGCCGCTATCTTCAACGATCCGACCAAGGTCAAGTTCGTGCCTCTGTCGGCCAAGGATCGCTTCACGGCTCTGCAATCCGGCGAAGTCGACGTGCTTTCGCGCAACACCACCTGGACCATCTCGCGCGACACCTCGCTCGGCGCCAATTTCACCGGCGTGACCTATTACGACGGGCAGGGCTTCATGGTGAAGAAGTCGCTCAAGGTGAATTCGGCGCTCGAACTCAACAGCGCCTCGGTCTGCGTGCAGACCGGTACCACCACCGAGCAGAATCTCGCCGACTACTTCAAGGCCAACAACATGAAGTACGAGGTGATCGCGTTCGGCACCAACGACGAAACCGTCAAGGCCTATGAAGCCGGCCGCTGCGATGTCTTCACCACCGACCAGTCGGGCCTGTACGCCAACCGTCTGAAGCTTGCCAATCCCGGTGACCACATGGTGCTCCCGGAAATCATCTCGAAGGAGCCACTCGGCCCGATGGTCCGGCACGGCGACGACCAGTGGTTCGACATCGTGAAATGGTCGCTGTTCGCACTGATCACCACCGAAGAGCTCGGCGTGACCTCGAAGAACGTCGACGAGAAGGCGAAACTGGAAAATCCCGAGCTGAAGCGCGTGCTCGGCAGCGACGGCAATTTCGGCGAACAGCTCGGCCTGACCAAGGACTGGGTGGTGCGGATCACCAAGGCGGTCGGCAATTACGGCGAGGTGTTCGATCGCAACGTCGGCGCCGGCTCGCCGCTCGCCATCAGCCGCGGTCTCAACAACCTCTGGAACAAGGGCGGTCTTCAGTACGCGCCGCCGATCCGCTGA
- the metC gene encoding cystathionine beta-lyase yields MDSSHPSQQQAETRLVTSGRDTKAQKGFVNPPVFHGSTVLYPTAEDLHAHRGEFTYGRHGSPTTKAFQETLMALEGPQCAGVGIVPSGLSAISTTLLSVLKTGDHVLVCDNVYRPTRNFCNGMLARLGIETSYFDPLIGAGIDKLLKPNTRAVLVEAPGSQSFEMPDIRAIVEVAHARGALVIDDNTWATPLFHRSLEQGVDISMQAATKYIGGHSDIMFGTISANARAWPQIAEGIRLLGVCAGPDDVFLALRGLRTLSVRLAQHHRSGLDMARWLASRPEVARVLHPALETDPGHAIWKRDFTGASGLFSIVLKPAPQTAVDTMLNTLKLFGMGFSWGGFESLAIPFDCNDYRTATKWAPGGPTLRLHIGLENTDDLKADLDRGFAALKAAM; encoded by the coding sequence ATGGATTCCTCGCACCCCTCCCAGCAGCAGGCCGAGACCCGGCTGGTCACCTCCGGCCGCGACACCAAGGCGCAGAAGGGGTTCGTCAATCCGCCCGTGTTCCACGGCTCGACCGTGCTCTATCCGACCGCCGAGGACCTGCACGCGCATCGCGGCGAGTTCACCTATGGCCGCCACGGTTCCCCCACCACCAAGGCGTTCCAGGAGACGCTGATGGCGCTGGAGGGGCCGCAATGTGCCGGCGTCGGCATCGTGCCGTCTGGACTGTCTGCGATCTCCACCACGCTGCTCTCGGTGCTGAAGACCGGCGACCACGTGCTGGTCTGCGACAACGTCTATCGCCCCACCCGCAATTTCTGCAACGGCATGCTCGCGCGTCTCGGCATCGAGACCAGCTATTTCGATCCGCTGATCGGCGCCGGCATCGACAAATTATTGAAGCCGAACACGCGCGCGGTCCTGGTCGAGGCGCCGGGCTCTCAGTCGTTCGAGATGCCGGACATCCGCGCCATCGTCGAAGTCGCGCATGCGCGCGGCGCGCTCGTCATCGACGACAACACCTGGGCGACACCGCTCTTCCATCGCTCGCTCGAGCAGGGCGTCGACATCAGCATGCAGGCCGCCACCAAATATATCGGCGGCCACTCCGACATCATGTTCGGCACCATCTCGGCAAACGCCAGGGCCTGGCCGCAGATCGCCGAAGGCATTCGCCTGCTCGGCGTCTGCGCCGGCCCCGACGACGTCTTCCTCGCGCTGCGCGGCTTGCGCACGCTGTCTGTGCGCCTGGCGCAGCATCATCGTTCCGGTCTCGACATGGCGCGCTGGCTCGCGAGCCGTCCAGAGGTCGCGCGCGTGCTGCATCCCGCGCTGGAGACGGATCCCGGCCACGCGATCTGGAAGCGCGATTTCACCGGCGCCTCCGGCCTGTTCAGCATCGTGCTGAAGCCGGCGCCGCAGACAGCCGTCGACACCATGCTCAACACGCTCAAGCTGTTCGGCATGGGTTTCTCCTGGGGCGGCTTCGAAAGCCTCGCAATCCCCTTCGACTGCAACGACTATCGCACCGCGACCAAGTGGGCGCCGGGCGGCCCGACTCTGCGTCTGCACATCGGACTCGAGAACACCGACGACCTCAAGGCCGATCTCGATCGCGGCTTCGCTGCCCTCAAAGCGGCAATGTGA